GTTCTGTAACAAGGCACCCGCTGCTTTGGCTTCATTGGCAGAATCTGCGTTGACATATCGCTCTACGAAGACATTGGAATCAGGCACTCCGGCCAGTTTCAATCCCGCGATCGCCTCGATCATCATACCCGTAGGCCCACAGATGTAGCAGTAGGTATGACCAAAGGGGAATTTGGGCACCATACGGAGCAACTCCGGCACCTGGGTTCTTTGCACTCTACCTTTGTAGCAGTCTCTAGACTCTCCTGGATCTTCCAGAATATGAATCAGATTCAATCGATTTTGGTAATCGAATTTAATATCCTTCAGTTCCTCACTGTAGATAATCGATTCTTCATCTCGATTGCCATAAAAGAGAGAAACCATACTTTTATCTTCAAAGTAAAGAATGGTCTTGAGTATAGACATCAATGGAGCTATACCACTGCCACCACCGAAAAGAACGATATGCCTTTTCATCGACGGATCAGGCGTGATTTTAAACTCCCCTTGAGGATGCAGGACTTTGACCTTGTCCCCTTCTTTGACAAAATTGTACAAGTAATGAGACACACGGCCATCCTGAGTATTCTTTACGGTAATACTCAGCTCCTTTTCAATCTCCGGGGCAGAATTCAGAGAAAAACATCTCCTTTCGACTCCACCGTCGAGATTCACCAAAACAGTCAAATACTGTCCTGCAGAATATTTCAATTTCCATAGCAGGGGTTGCTTGAAGAAAAGGGTAATGGCATCCGGTGTTTCCCTGACGATACGTATTACCTTAAGCTTCGCTATTCGCTCCATTCATTCTTCATATTTCCACTCGGTCCATTCATTTAGACCTTAGTTAATTTCCTTAAAGCTGTTGATACATCAATTTAGAATCACACTTGCATAAATGCAAACATCATGATGGTATATGCTATCAACATAATCACAATTTTTGTTTTTGCTCTGTTCATGGTTGTCGTTTTTTAATTGGTTAGTAATAAATTAACAGAGGTGGATAGGTTAAATTTCTTATGCAGCTACCTGAGCAGCAGCATTTTTCATCGTAGTAGCGAGAATCGTATAGACCGAAACCCATGCGGATTTCACTTCTTCGTTCCAGTCATCGCCCAGGCCCTTTTCCAAGGTGTAAAGCAAAGCAGCAGCTACTTTGTCATAATGATCATCTTTCACTCCATATCCCACGTGGCGCTTGCCTAAATCTTGTACCACGGGAACCAAAGCATTCAGATCCTTCAAGCCGTTGACTGCTGCAGCCAACATCGTCATCAGTTTCCTTCCTTGCTCTTTGATGTCAGATTTGAAAAGTGATTTCAATTCGGGATCGATCTCAAACAAGCGGGAATAAAAAATCTCCGCTGCAGTATCAGCTATTGGAGCCACTTTAGCGAAGGATTCCTGAACCAAAGCTATTTCTTTGCTGGTCAGTGGAGCCTCTGGAGACTTTTTTTGAAATAATGACTTAAAGAAACTCATAGCGCTTTTAGTTAAGTTAAAGCTTGATCACAATGAAGCCCAATTATCCTAGACCTCAACACTTTCATCAATCAGGCTATGTTGTTTAATCATTGGGTAATTCAAAAGTAATTCGGACCCAGCGCTATTAATAGATTTATAAACAGACCAAAATTTGCTTTTTGTCAGCTATTCGAGCAAACATGCAATTAAGCATTTGAATAACAACATCTTACTTCTTTTTGTCCATCATCTCCCAATACTCTTCTTCGGATAGGGCATAGAATTTTTTCTTGTCAGCATAGGGGCTCACTCCTCCATCGAAGTACTCCTGTACGACCTGAATAGGAATGGTATCTGCCATACTTTCTGCGGTATGATAGATGTGATTGCCATGAAAATCGTGGCACTGCAGACAAGTCGTCCACATCTCTTGCGCAATCAGTTCTTTATGTGAGATTTCCAGCGGATCGTTTTTCATAACAGTCTCTCCATGGCAGTTTTGGCAGTAGCCAATCTCCATCTGCGTCAACCTCACGCCATTGTGCTCCAGGTGACATGCTTCACATTCGGTTACATTCAGTTTCTTGCGAACTTCAGAAAATCTCGCCTCTGTAAAACGGTGAAGCGGATGTCGATCATTGGCCCTGTCGTGGCAATCCAGACACTTTTCAGTATCCACATTCTCCGTCCCAAAATCCGCATCAGAACTTCGTAGCCCCACTGTGTGCATCAGGTTGGCTTGAATCTGCTGAAAGGCATTGCCCCGAGCGGGCGTATGGCAAGATTCACAGCTCAAATCCTCATGCCCTTTATTCATGGGACCTTTGGACAAAAAATCTTCATTTGACGGAACGGAAAGCACCACATAAGCTATCACCGTTATCAACAGGCCTACCCCAAAGCCTATCCACTGTCTTCTTCTTTTTCTACTAATCCTCATATACTCGTATTAATGGATCTTGAGACGGCTTGATCCTCCCAATCCTCTTTGTTTTCCTTTTTATAACTAATCGACATGATCTCTTCGCTTGCTTCTTTACCCTCTTTGATTTTGGATACCACCATCAGCACAGCCCCTATGAACAAAATCAAGGTTCCAATCCAAACCAGTT
This is a stretch of genomic DNA from Reichenbachiella ulvae. It encodes these proteins:
- a CDS encoding globin family protein yields the protein MSFFKSLFQKKSPEAPLTSKEIALVQESFAKVAPIADTAAEIFYSRLFEIDPELKSLFKSDIKEQGRKLMTMLAAAVNGLKDLNALVPVVQDLGKRHVGYGVKDDHYDKVAAALLYTLEKGLGDDWNEEVKSAWVSVYTILATTMKNAAAQVAA
- a CDS encoding cytochrome c3 family protein, which codes for MRISRKRRRQWIGFGVGLLITVIAYVVLSVPSNEDFLSKGPMNKGHEDLSCESCHTPARGNAFQQIQANLMHTVGLRSSDADFGTENVDTEKCLDCHDRANDRHPLHRFTEARFSEVRKKLNVTECEACHLEHNGVRLTQMEIGYCQNCHGETVMKNDPLEISHKELIAQEMWTTCLQCHDFHGNHIYHTAESMADTIPIQVVQEYFDGGVSPYADKKKFYALSEEEYWEMMDKKK
- a CDS encoding ferredoxin--NADP reductase, whose product is MERIAKLKVIRIVRETPDAITLFFKQPLLWKLKYSAGQYLTVLVNLDGGVERRCFSLNSAPEIEKELSITVKNTQDGRVSHYLYNFVKEGDKVKVLHPQGEFKITPDPSMKRHIVLFGGGSGIAPLMSILKTILYFEDKSMVSLFYGNRDEESIIYSEELKDIKFDYQNRLNLIHILEDPGESRDCYKGRVQRTQVPELLRMVPKFPFGHTYCYICGPTGMMIEAIAGLKLAGVPDSNVFVERYVNADSANEAKAAGALLQNRELKLIHQGKTHSVTVKANRSILNAALDKGMELPFVCKDGICGSCKAQCQSGEVFMREDNILSDDEIAQNIVLTCISHPVTNNVVLKVMED